One genomic segment of Ricinus communis isolate WT05 ecotype wild-type chromosome 5, ASM1957865v1, whole genome shotgun sequence includes these proteins:
- the LOC8261195 gene encoding RHOMBOID-like protein 9, chloroplastic isoform X2, whose protein sequence is MAVVPVCYKMPYKNHLLTSQHSVRQHERSLVCLCLAFPQGCIFSDTRKSWQVICPTADILLKRKMGGLNASKGAFLNQGTSNVQNMTEASAVLRVWSMKGENSSMGSHASKTSINEKQLRLLDSYFGKLQGDANQPSTDSSDETTKLGNKSKEINPTEELQSLNSYLDKLSKDSNLENYVSSTSDDLTTESEKLVSVYEDSKRGEEEKPKSFVKLREKDANRGLRRSQALQQNDETSDLYLTSILVSINIAVFLFELASPVRNSEFELFTLPLLYGAKINDLILVGEWWRLLTPMFLHSGVFHMALGCWSLLTFGPQVSRGYGSFTFVLIFILGGISGNLTSFLHTPEPTVGGTGPIFAIIGAWLVFQMQNKDVIAKDISESMFQKAIIITGLSFILSHFEPIDDWTHLGATLTGIVYGYFTCPTLQLDNASSRSGQDEGVAFVRGYANS, encoded by the exons ATGGCTGTAGTACCAGTATGCTACAAAATGCCATATAAAAATCATCTTCTTACTTCTCAACATTCAGTAAGACAGCATGAGAGAAGTCTTGTGTGTTTATGTTTAGCCTTTCCACAAGGCTGTATTTTCAGTGATACACGGAAAAGTTGGCAAGTCATATGCCCCACTgctgatattttattgaaaagaaagatggGAGGACTGAATGCCTCTAAAGGAGCATTTCTCAACCAAGGCACTTCTAATGTTCAGAACATGACTGAAGCATCCGCCGTACTTAGAGTCTGGAGCATGAAAGGAGAAAATTCCAGCATGGGTTCGCATGCATCAAAGACTAGTATTAATGAGAAGCAATTGAGGTTGCTAGATTCTTATTTTGGAAAACTCCAAGGTGATGCAAATCAGCCTTCTACAGATTCTTCTGATGAGACAACGAAGTTAGGaaataaaagcaaagaaaTCAACCCCACAGAGGAACTGCAATCTCTTAATTCTTATCTTGACAAACTTAGCAAAG ATTCAAACTTGGAAAATTATGTATCATCAACTTCTGATGATCTAACTACTGAATCAGAAAAACTGGTCTCAGTCTATGAAGATTCTAAAAGAGGTGAGGAGGAGAAGCCGAAAAGTTTTGTTAAGTTGAGAGAGAAGGATGCCAATAGGGGTTTAAGAAGGTCTCAGGCCTTGCAGCAAAATGATGAAACCTCTGATCTGTACTTAAC GAGTATTTTGGTTTCTATAAATATCGCTGTTTTTCTGTTTGAACTAGCGAGTCCAGTTAGAAATTCCGAGTTTGAGCTATTCACTCTCCCATTATTATATGGAGCAAAGATAAATGATCTGATCCTGGTTGGAGAATGGTGGAGGCTACTGACACCAATGTTTCTG CACTCAGGAGTGTTTCATATGGCTCTTGGATGCTGGTCACTTCTTACTTTTGGACCTCAAGTTAGCCGAGGTTACGGTTCATTTacgtttgtcttgatcttcataCTTGGAGGAATTTCTGGCAACTTGACAAGCTTCCTCCACACACCAGAGCCAACTGTTGGTGGAACA GGACCTATATTTGCCATAATTGGAGCTTGGCTTGTTTTTCAAATGCAAAATAAAGATGTAATTGCGAAGGATATTTCAGAGAGTATGTTCCAGAAGGCAATAATCATAACTGGTCTCAGCTTCATATTGAGCCATTTCGAACCGATCGATGACTG GACACATTTAGGAGCAACCTTAACAGGGATAGTCTATGGATATTTCACTTGCCCTACACTGCAACTGGATAATGCATCTTCAAGAAGTGGTCAAGATGAAGGCGTTGCATTCGTTAGAGGATATGCTAATTCTT GA
- the LOC8261195 gene encoding RHOMBOID-like protein 9, chloroplastic isoform X1 yields the protein MAVVPVCYKMPYKNHLLTSQHSVRQHERSLVCLCLAFPQGCIFSDTRKSWQVICPTADILLKRKMGGLNASKGAFLNQGTSNVQNMTEASAVLRVWSMKGENSSMGSHASKTSINEKQLRLLDSYFGKLQGDANQPSTDSSDETTKLGNKSKEINPTEELQSLNSYLDKLSKDSNLENYVSSTSDDLTTESEKLVSVYEDSKRGEEEKPKSFVKLREKDANRGLRRSQALQQNDETSDLYLTSILVSINIAVFLFELASPVRNSEFELFTLPLLYGAKINDLILVGEWWRLLTPMFLHSGVFHMALGCWSLLTFGPQVSRGYGSFTFVLIFILGGISGNLTSFLHTPEPTVGGTGPIFAIIGAWLVFQMQNKDVIAKDISESMFQKAIIITGLSFILSHFEPIDDWTHLGATLTGIVYGYFTCPTLQLDNASSRSGQDEGVAFVRGYANSCKSLILFAVLIVLLISLLFFIEPPLDTLEPDDLAWFWKQDAIP from the exons ATGGCTGTAGTACCAGTATGCTACAAAATGCCATATAAAAATCATCTTCTTACTTCTCAACATTCAGTAAGACAGCATGAGAGAAGTCTTGTGTGTTTATGTTTAGCCTTTCCACAAGGCTGTATTTTCAGTGATACACGGAAAAGTTGGCAAGTCATATGCCCCACTgctgatattttattgaaaagaaagatggGAGGACTGAATGCCTCTAAAGGAGCATTTCTCAACCAAGGCACTTCTAATGTTCAGAACATGACTGAAGCATCCGCCGTACTTAGAGTCTGGAGCATGAAAGGAGAAAATTCCAGCATGGGTTCGCATGCATCAAAGACTAGTATTAATGAGAAGCAATTGAGGTTGCTAGATTCTTATTTTGGAAAACTCCAAGGTGATGCAAATCAGCCTTCTACAGATTCTTCTGATGAGACAACGAAGTTAGGaaataaaagcaaagaaaTCAACCCCACAGAGGAACTGCAATCTCTTAATTCTTATCTTGACAAACTTAGCAAAG ATTCAAACTTGGAAAATTATGTATCATCAACTTCTGATGATCTAACTACTGAATCAGAAAAACTGGTCTCAGTCTATGAAGATTCTAAAAGAGGTGAGGAGGAGAAGCCGAAAAGTTTTGTTAAGTTGAGAGAGAAGGATGCCAATAGGGGTTTAAGAAGGTCTCAGGCCTTGCAGCAAAATGATGAAACCTCTGATCTGTACTTAAC GAGTATTTTGGTTTCTATAAATATCGCTGTTTTTCTGTTTGAACTAGCGAGTCCAGTTAGAAATTCCGAGTTTGAGCTATTCACTCTCCCATTATTATATGGAGCAAAGATAAATGATCTGATCCTGGTTGGAGAATGGTGGAGGCTACTGACACCAATGTTTCTG CACTCAGGAGTGTTTCATATGGCTCTTGGATGCTGGTCACTTCTTACTTTTGGACCTCAAGTTAGCCGAGGTTACGGTTCATTTacgtttgtcttgatcttcataCTTGGAGGAATTTCTGGCAACTTGACAAGCTTCCTCCACACACCAGAGCCAACTGTTGGTGGAACA GGACCTATATTTGCCATAATTGGAGCTTGGCTTGTTTTTCAAATGCAAAATAAAGATGTAATTGCGAAGGATATTTCAGAGAGTATGTTCCAGAAGGCAATAATCATAACTGGTCTCAGCTTCATATTGAGCCATTTCGAACCGATCGATGACTG GACACATTTAGGAGCAACCTTAACAGGGATAGTCTATGGATATTTCACTTGCCCTACACTGCAACTGGATAATGCATCTTCAAGAAGTGGTCAAGATGAAGGCGTTGCATTCGTTAGAGGATATGCTAATTCTTGTAAATCACTCATTTTGTTTGCTGTCCTCATTGtccttttaatttctttacttttctttattgaaCCTCCTCTAGACACTTTAGAGCCTGATGACTTGGCATGGTTTTGGAAACAGGATGCAATACCTTAG